A portion of the Gammaproteobacteria bacterium genome contains these proteins:
- a CDS encoding helix-turn-helix domain-containing protein, whose translation MKTRETLLTSDLTSLYAWEWPASHEVVRQRIYILYYWQKHGLRKTREHFGVSQRTLYRWKAKLRQTPGKRVQGLTPKPTTPKSKRQGFEWPVEVIDRIYHLKQTQPYLGKSRIHTQLTHFCNRYYLPCPSESTIGRLLAEMPDGRHSRPNYIWRHFNNLHGQPVFMSYHHIWRAVS comes from the coding sequence ATGAAAACACGGGAAACATTGCTGACATCGGATTTGACCAGCCTCTATGCGTGGGAGTGGCCGGCTAGTCATGAGGTGGTGCGCCAGCGCATCTACATCCTCTACTACTGGCAGAAACACGGCCTGCGCAAGACGCGGGAGCATTTCGGGGTAAGCCAGCGCACCTTGTACCGGTGGAAGGCGAAACTGCGCCAAACGCCGGGCAAGCGCGTTCAGGGGCTGACGCCGAAACCGACGACGCCGAAGAGCAAGCGGCAGGGGTTTGAATGGCCGGTCGAGGTGATTGACCGGATTTATCATTTGAAGCAGACGCAGCCGTACCTCGGCAAGAGCAGAATTCACACGCAACTGACCCACTTCTGTAACCGCTATTACCTGCCCTGCCCCAGCGAAAGCACGATAGGCCGGCTGCTGGCCGAAATGCCCGATGGCCGCCATTCGCGGCCCAATTACATCTGGCGCCATTTCAACAACTTGCATGGACAACCTGTGTTCATGTCGTACCATCACATCTGGCGCGCCGTCTCCTGA